A stretch of the Ananas comosus cultivar F153 linkage group 14, ASM154086v1, whole genome shotgun sequence genome encodes the following:
- the LOC109720505 gene encoding 36.4 kDa proline-rich protein-like: protein MEHSTSKATALLLTFMLFLSSITPIVSCGYCPPNPNPNPKPPKSKPPKGGPVIVKPPKGPKTPRPPKTRTPKGPITVPPIVGPPRVPQLPPRPPIVLPPIVGPPVPPVIGPPVPPVVGPPTTPSPGSGATPCPPPPVTPVTPAPPASCPVDTLKLGACVDLLGGLVHIGIGDPVVNKCCPLLEGLVEIEAAVCLCTTIKIKLLNINIYLPLALQLLLTCGKTPPPGYTCTI, encoded by the exons ATGGAGCACTCCACCTCCAAGGCCACAGCTCTTCTCCTCACCTTCATGCTCTTCCTCTCTTCTATCACTCCCATCGTGTCCTGCGGCTACTGCCCgccgaaccctaaccctaaccctaagccCCCCAAGTCGAAGCCCCCGAAGGGGGGCCCGGTCATCGTGAAGCCGCCGAAGGGGCCGAAGACGCCCCGCCCCCCCAAGACCAGGACGCCTAAGGGCCCCATTACCGTCCCGCCGATCGTCGGTCCTCCGAGGGTTCCGCAGCTTCCCCCCAGGCCACCCATTGTTCTCCCTCCGATCGTCGGTCCCCCCGTCCCTCCGGTTATCGGCCCCCCGGTCCCTCCGGTTGTCGGACCCCCGACGACTCCCTCGCCAGGGTCTGGAGCCACCCCCTGCCCCCCTCCGCCTGTAACGCCGGTGACCCCTGCGCCACCGGCGTCGTGCCCCGTGGACACTCTCAAACTAG GAGCATGCGTGGATCTGCTGGGGGGGCTGGTGCACATCGGGATCGGGGACCCGGTGGTGAACAAGTGCTGCCCGCTGCTGGAGGGGCTGGTGGAGATTGAGGCGGCCGTCTGCCTCTGCACCACCATCAAGATCAAGCTGCTCAACATCAACATCTACCTCCCCCTCGCCCTCCAGCTCCTCCTCACCTGCGGCAAGACCCCACCTCCGGGCTACACTTGCACCATTTGA
- the LOC109720507 gene encoding histone H4 codes for MSGRGKGGKGLGKGGAKRHRKVLRDNIQGITKPAIRRLARRGGVKRISGLIYEETRGVLKIFLENVIRDAVTYTEHARRKTVTAMDVVYALKRQGRTLYGFGG; via the coding sequence ATGTCGGGGCGTGGCAAGGGAGGGAAGGGGCTGGGAAAGGGCGGGGCGAAGCGCCATCGCAAGGTGCTCCGCGACAACATCCAGGGGATCACGAAGCCGGCGATCCGGCGCCTGGCGCGGCGCGGTGGCGTGAAGCGCATCAGCGGTCTCATCTACGAGGAGACGCGCGGCGTGCTCAAGATCTTCCTCGAGAACGTCATCCGCGACGCCGTCACCTACACTGAGCACGCCCGCCGCAAGACCGTCACCGCCATGGACGTCGTCTACGCCCTCAAACGCCAGGGCCGCACCCTCTACGGCTTCGGCGGCTGA